In Allorhizobium pseudoryzae, the genomic window CAGGAGAAGCACGGAATTGTTGCGCCAGTCGTAGCGCATCGCCAGCACGTCCTTCTCGCCCGTCTCCACCACCGAATAGGCGCCCCAGCCGATCTCCGGCGCCTCGCGGCGCATGCGGATCATCCGCTCGGTCCAGTTCAGGAAGGAGTTCGGGTCGCGCCGCTGACTGGCGACATTGACATGGGCGAAGCCGTAGGGTCCTTCCGAAATGACCGGCAGCACCGTCTTGTCGCTGCGGCTGAAGCCGCCCTGCGGCTCGTCCGACCATTGCATCGGTGTGCGGGCGCCGTTGCGTTCGGGAAGCGACAGATCGTCGCCCATGCCGATCTCGTCGCCATAGCGCAGCACCGGCGTGCCCGGCATCGACAGCATCAGGCTGTAGGCGAGTTCCAGCCGCCGCCTGTCGCCGCCGAGCATCGGGGCAAGCCGTCTTCGGATTCCGCGCTCGTAGAGCTGCATGTCGGGGTCCGGCCCGAAATGATCAAAGACCAGCTTGCGTTGCGCTTCGGTCAGGCGCCCGAGATCCAGTTCGTCGTGATTGCGCAGGAACGTGCCCCATTGGGCGGTGTCTGGCCGCGCCCGCGTCTCATCCAGCGCCTTGATGAGCGGCTTCGTATCGGCGCTGGCCAGCGCGTAGAACAGCGTCTGGTTGACCTGGAAATTGAACATCATGTGCATGCGGTCGCCGTCATCGCCGAAATATTGCAGGTTCTGCTTTGGCGGCACATTGGCTTCGGCAAGGATCACGGCGTCGCCCTTGCGCCACTGCAGCAAGGCGCGGAACCAGCGCAGAAGATCGTATTGCTGCTGCGGCTTCTGCTCGTCGGCGCCCTTGTCGGCAATCACGAAGGGCACGGCATCCATGCGAAAGCCGTTGACACCCAACTGGATCCAGAAGCCCATGATCTTCAGGATTTCCGCCTGCACCTCCGGATTGGCGGTGTTGAGGTCCGGCTGGAATTTGTAGAAGCGGTGGAAGTAATACTCGCCGGCCTTGTCATCCAGCGTCCAGGTGCTTTCCTGCACGCCGGGAAACACCATACCCTGGTCCGCATCCTTCGGCTTCGTCTTCGACCAGACATACCAGTCGCGATAGGGTGAGTTCGGGTCGCTGCGGGCCGACTGGAACCAGGGGTGTTGGTCGGAGGTGTGGTTGACGACGATATCGATCAGCACGCGGATGCCGCGCTGCTTTGCGGCGTGGGTAAACTCGACGAAATCGCCGAGCGTGCCGAAGCGCGGATCGATATCGTAGTAATTGGAGATGTCGTAGCCGTCATCCTTGCCGGGCGAGGCCTGGAAGGGCATCAGCCAGATGGCATCGATCCCCATGCCGTGCAGATAGTCGAGCCTGCGCATCAGGCCGGGAAAATCGCCGACACCATCGCCGTTGGAATCCTGGAAGGTTTCGACGGACAGGCAATAGATGACGGCGTTCTTGTACCAGAGGTCGTTGATCATGACGGCTCCTTGCTATGCGCCGGAGCAACTCCGGCCACCGGCGGGCGGTTCCGCTTGAATGAACGGGTGCCTGCGCAAAACTTCCCCTTTCGCCCCCTGACTTACGTCATTTTACGTATGCCGTTTTGCGGTGCAGCAGCCGATAGTTCGTGAAGCAACGGTTAACGGCTCGCCTGAAGCCCCGTTGCAGAACGAACGAGAAGAGGGGTTCGCACCATGAGTTTCAAGACCAAGCTTGGCGGCGCCATGCTCGCTGCCATCATGTCCACCACGGCATTCCACGGCGCATTCGCAGCAGACGACACCATCAAGATCGGCGTCCTGCATTCACTCTCCGGCACCATGGCGATTTCGGAAACGACGCTGAAGGATGCCATGCTGATGCTCGTCGAAGAGCAGAACAAGAAGGGCGGCGTTCTCGGCAAGAAGCTCGAAGCCGTCGTCGTCGATCCGGCCTCCGACTGGCCGCTGTTTGCCGAAAAGGCCCGCCAGCTGATTTCGCAGGACAAGGTCGCCGCCGTGTTCGGCTGCTGGACGTCGTCCTCGCGCAAGTCCGTCCTGCCGGTCTTCGAAGAGCTGAACTCCATCCTCTTCTACCCGGTCCAGTACGAGGGTGAAGAATCCTCGCGCAACATCTTCTACACCGGTGCTGCTCCGAACCAGCAGGCCATTCCGGCCGTCGATTACCTGGCCGACAACGAAGGCGTTCAGCGCTGGGTTCTCGCCGGCACCGACTACGTCTATCCGCAGACGACCAACAAGATCCTGAAGGCCTACCTGATGTCGAAGGGCGTCAAGGAAGAGGACATCATGATCAACTACACGCCGTTCGGTCATTCCGACTGGCAGACGATCGTCACGGACATCAAGAAGTTCGGCTCGGCCGGCAAGAAGACCGCCGTCGTCTCCACCATCAACGGTGACGCCAACGTTCCCTTCTACAAGGAACTCGCCAACCAGGGCATCAAGGCCGAAGACATCCCGGTCGTCGCCTTCTCCGTCGGTGAAGAAGAACTCGCCGGCCTCGATACGGCGCCGCTCGTCGGCCATCTCGCCGCCTGGAACTACTTCCAGTCCGTCGATGCCCCGGTCAATGCCGAGTTCATCAAGACCTGGCACGCGTTCACCAAGAACGACAAGCGCGTGACGAACGACCCGATGGAAGCCGCCTATATCGGCTTTAACGCCTGGGTGAAGGCTGTCGAAGCCGCCGGCACGACCGACACCGACAAGGTACTCGACTCGATCATCGGCGTCTCCGTTCCGAACCTGTCGGGCGGCACTTCCACCGTCATGCCGAACCACCACATCACCAAGCCGGTGCTGATCGGCGAAATCCAGGCCGACGGCCAGTTTGAAATCGTGCAGCAAACCCCGTCCGTCGTCGGCGACGAGTGGTCGGACTACCTGCCGGATTCGAAGGACCTGATCTCCGATTGGCGCAAGCCGATGTCCTGCGGCAACTTCAACGTCGCCACCGGCAAGTGCGGCGGCAAGGGCAGCTGATGTCCCCCTTCTCCCCCTCGGGGAGAAGGTGGTCCGAAGGACCGGATGAGGGGGAGGCGTAGCCTCGCGGCTCCCCCTCATCGCCTCGCATCCGCTCGGCACTTCTCCCCGCTGGGGAGAAGAGGGAGCGCGCCGCAATCGCCGATTTCCTGGGGCGACGGGGACTGCCAAATGATAGCGCGACTTTTCACACTCGTTTTCTTCCTTCTTTCCATCGCCACACCCTCGCTTGCCCAGTCCGATCCGAAAGCGTTGATCGACCAGCTCGGCAAAGCGGATTTCAAGCAGGCGGAAGAACTGATCGGCCAGATCGCCGCGACGGACGACCCGCGGGTCGTGCCGGCGCTGAATGCGTTTGGCGAAGGCGATCTTTACGCTCGCAAATCGGATGGTGCCGTCTTCATCACCAAGGCCGCCGGCGCCAATTTTGCGCTCACCGATCCCTTGACCGGGGAAAGTGCCGGCGAGGCGCCAAAAGCCGCCATGGTCAAGCTCAAGATCAACAACAGCCTGCGCCGCGTGATCCGCTCGGCCATGGGCGGCCTGACGCTCCTGAGCCCGGATCGTGCGGTGCGCCTGCAGGCGGCCGATGCCGTTTTACGCTCGCCGTCGGCGGAAAACCTCGAACTGGTCGAGGCAGCCCTTGCCAAGGAGACCGACCGCGAGGTGAAGGCGCGGATGGAAGAGGCGCGCGCCGTCTCCATCCTGATTTCCGATCGTCCGGTCGCCGACAAGCGCGCCGCCATCGAGACGGTTGCCAGCCTCGGCGGGCGTGGCGCGATCAGCATCCTGATGTCCGCATCCGCCTCGCTCGATCCCGCGCTGAAACCGGATGTGGATGCGGCGATCGCCAAGATCGAAACCACCCAGGCCTTCTGGGACATGGGTCAGAACGTCTGGTACGGCATTTCGCTCGGCTCGGTGCTGCTGCTGGCCGCCATCGGCCTTGCCATCACCTTCGGCGTGATGGGAATCATCAACATGGCGCATGGCGAAATGGTCATGCTCGGCGCCTATTCCACCTTCGTGGTGCAGGAGGCGATCCGCACCCATGCGCCGCACCTGTTCGACTGGTCGCTGGCGATTGCGCTTCCGGTCGCCTTCCTGGTGACGGCCGCCGCCGGCCTCGTCATCGAGCGCGGTGTCATCCGCTTCCTCTACGGGCGCCCGCTGGAGACCCTGCTGGCGACCTGGGGCGTCTCTTTGATCCTCCAGCAACTCGTCCGCTCCATCTTCGGTCCGACGAACCAGGAGGTCGGCAATCCGTCCTGGATGTCCGGTGCCTTCCAGCTCGGGCAGATGCAGATCACCTGGAACCGTCTGTGGATCGTGGCCTTCTCGCTCACCATCTTCGTCGGCTTGCTGATGCTGATGAAGCGCTCCGCCTTCGGGTTGCAGATGCGCGCCGTCACCCAGAACCGCCGCATGGCCTCGTCCATGGGTATTCGCACGCCGTGGGTGGATGCCTTCACCTTCGCGCTCGGCTCCGGCATTGCCGGGATTGCCGGAGTCGCACTTTCGCAGATCGACAACGTCTCGCCGAACCTTGGCCAGTCCTACATCATCGACAGCTTCATGGTCGTGGTCTTCGGTGGCGTCGGCAATCTGTGGGGAACGCTGGTCGGCGCGCTGTCGCTTGGCGTGCTCAACAAGTTCCTCGAGCCCTCGGTCGGTGCCGTTCTCGGCAAGATCCTGGTGCTCGTTCTGATCATCCTCTTCATCCAGAAGAGACCGCGCGGCCTGTTCGCGCTCAAGGGAAGGGCGATCGAAGCATGATCACCAGCTTTATTCTTCGCGCGCTCGAAGGCCGGATCGTCGCGGCCGTCGCCATCCTGCTTGCCGTGGCCGTTCTGGTGCCTGCCAGCAACCTCCTTCTGTCGCCCGACAGTGCCTTGCATATCCCAACCTATGCCATGGCACTGATGGGCAAGTATCTGTGCTATGCGCTGCTCGCGCTGGCGCTCGATCTGGTCTGGGGTTACTGCGGCATTCTCTCGCTCGGCCACGGCGCCTTTTTTGCGCTCGGCGGTTATGCCATGGGCATGTATCTGATGCGCCAGATCGGATCGCGCGGCGTCTATGGCGATCCGGTCCTGCCGGATTTCATGGTCTTCCTGAACTGGAAGCAGTTGCCGTGGTTCTGGCATGGCTTCGACATGTTCTGGTTCGCCATGCTGATGGTGCTGGTGGTGCCCGGCCTGCTCGCCTTCATCTTCGGCTGGTTCGCCTTCCGCTCGCGCGTCAACGGCGTTTATCTCTCGATCATCACCCAGGCCATGACCTACGCGCTGATGCTCGCCTTCTTCCGCAACGACATGGGGTTTGGCGGCAATAACGGCCTCACCGACTACAAGGACATTCTAGGCTTTTCCGTGCAGGCGGATGGCACGCGCGCCATGCTCTTTGCACTCTCGGCGATCATGCTGTCGCTCTGTCTGGTGCTGGCGTCGGCCATCACCCGCTCAAAGTTCGGCAAGGTGCTGGTTGGCGTGCGCGACGCGGAAAGCCGGGTGCGCTTCCTCGGCTTCCGCGTGGAAAACATAAAACTCTTCACCTTCGTCGTCTCGGCCATGATGTCGGGCATTGCCGGCGCGCTCTTCGTGCCGCAGGTCGGCATCATCAATCCGGGCGAGTTTGCGCCGGCGAACTCCATTGAAGTGGTGGTCTGGACGGCAGTCGGCGGGCGCGGCACGCTGATCGGCCCGATCATCGGCGCGGTGCTGGTCAATGGCGGCAAGAGCTTCTTCACCGGCGCCTTCCCGGAGTTCTGGCTCTATGCGCTCGGCGCGCTGTTCATCGGCGTGACGCTGTTCATGCCGAAGGGCATTGTCGGCACGGTTCAGGGTGTTTTCGCCAGCCGCCGGGCCGCCCGGGCGGCCGCAAAGGCCGAGGCCGGCCAGAACGACGACCGTGCCACCCCACAGATCCAGGCAGCGGAGTAAGAGTGATGGAAGTCAATGACGGCAAGGCCAAATCGCTGCTTTATCTCGACGGGGTCTCGGTCTCCTTCGACGGGTTCAAGGCGCTGAATTCGCTCTCTTTCGTGGTGGAGCCGGGGGAACTGCGCGCCATCATCGGCCCGAACGGTGCCGGCAAGACGACGATGATGGACATCATCACCGGCAAGACGCGGCCGGACAGCGGCACGGTTTTGTTCGAGGACAAGATCGACCTGACGAAACGCGACGAGGCCGACATTGCCCAGCTCGGTATCGGTCGGAAGTTCCAGAAGCCGACGGTCTTTGAAAGCCACACCGTCTGGGACAATCTGGAGCTGGCGCTGAACCGCAAGCGCGGCGTGTTTGCCACTCTCTTCTATCGCCTGACGGCGGAGGACCGGGACCGTATTGAGGAGATCCTCGCCACCGTGCGCCTCGGCCATCGCCGCGATGAATTGGCCGCCAATCTGTCGCATGGCCAGAAGCAGTGGCTGGAAATCGGCATGCTGCTTGCCCAGGAACCAAAGCTGCTGCTCGTCGACGAGCCGGTGGCCGGCATGACCGATGCCGAGACGGCCGAGACCGCGATCCTCCTGCGCGAGATCGCCAAGAGCCGGTCCGTGGTGGTGGTGGAGCACGACATGGGCTTCATCCGCGACCTCGGCGTCAAGGTGACCTGCCTGGCGGAAGGCTCGGTGCTGGCCGAAGGATCGATCGATTTCGTCTCGAATGATCCGAAGGTCATCGAGAACTATCTGGGGCGGTGAGGTTCATCCGGTTGGTCGTGGATTGCCCCTCACCCTAACCCTCTCCCCGCTTGCGGGGAGAGGGGACGTGCCCTGCGACGGCTTGGTGGATGCGGAGAGGGCGCGGCAAAACCCTTCTCCCCGCCTGCGGGGAGAAGGTGGCGGCAGCCGGATGAGGGGCAGCCTTCGAGATTGCTGACGGCGGTGGCCGGAGATGGGCTCAACAGAATTGGAA contains:
- a CDS encoding alpha-amylase family protein translates to MINDLWYKNAVIYCLSVETFQDSNGDGVGDFPGLMRRLDYLHGMGIDAIWLMPFQASPGKDDGYDISNYYDIDPRFGTLGDFVEFTHAAKQRGIRVLIDIVVNHTSDQHPWFQSARSDPNSPYRDWYVWSKTKPKDADQGMVFPGVQESTWTLDDKAGEYYFHRFYKFQPDLNTANPEVQAEILKIMGFWIQLGVNGFRMDAVPFVIADKGADEQKPQQQYDLLRWFRALLQWRKGDAVILAEANVPPKQNLQYFGDDGDRMHMMFNFQVNQTLFYALASADTKPLIKALDETRARPDTAQWGTFLRNHDELDLGRLTEAQRKLVFDHFGPDPDMQLYERGIRRRLAPMLGGDRRRLELAYSLMLSMPGTPVLRYGDEIGMGDDLSLPERNGARTPMQWSDEPQGGFSRSDKTVLPVISEGPYGFAHVNVASQRRDPNSFLNWTERMIRMRREAPEIGWGAYSVVETGEKDVLAMRYDWRNNSVLLLHNLCDYPHKIALDLKMGEIGLRLIDIADGGHSQAEDDGRHHILLEPYGYRWYRIGGLDYILRRTEI
- the urtA gene encoding urea ABC transporter substrate-binding protein; translated protein: MSFKTKLGGAMLAAIMSTTAFHGAFAADDTIKIGVLHSLSGTMAISETTLKDAMLMLVEEQNKKGGVLGKKLEAVVVDPASDWPLFAEKARQLISQDKVAAVFGCWTSSSRKSVLPVFEELNSILFYPVQYEGEESSRNIFYTGAAPNQQAIPAVDYLADNEGVQRWVLAGTDYVYPQTTNKILKAYLMSKGVKEEDIMINYTPFGHSDWQTIVTDIKKFGSAGKKTAVVSTINGDANVPFYKELANQGIKAEDIPVVAFSVGEEELAGLDTAPLVGHLAAWNYFQSVDAPVNAEFIKTWHAFTKNDKRVTNDPMEAAYIGFNAWVKAVEAAGTTDTDKVLDSIIGVSVPNLSGGTSTVMPNHHITKPVLIGEIQADGQFEIVQQTPSVVGDEWSDYLPDSKDLISDWRKPMSCGNFNVATGKCGGKGS
- the urtB gene encoding urea ABC transporter permease subunit UrtB, which translates into the protein MIARLFTLVFFLLSIATPSLAQSDPKALIDQLGKADFKQAEELIGQIAATDDPRVVPALNAFGEGDLYARKSDGAVFITKAAGANFALTDPLTGESAGEAPKAAMVKLKINNSLRRVIRSAMGGLTLLSPDRAVRLQAADAVLRSPSAENLELVEAALAKETDREVKARMEEARAVSILISDRPVADKRAAIETVASLGGRGAISILMSASASLDPALKPDVDAAIAKIETTQAFWDMGQNVWYGISLGSVLLLAAIGLAITFGVMGIINMAHGEMVMLGAYSTFVVQEAIRTHAPHLFDWSLAIALPVAFLVTAAAGLVIERGVIRFLYGRPLETLLATWGVSLILQQLVRSIFGPTNQEVGNPSWMSGAFQLGQMQITWNRLWIVAFSLTIFVGLLMLMKRSAFGLQMRAVTQNRRMASSMGIRTPWVDAFTFALGSGIAGIAGVALSQIDNVSPNLGQSYIIDSFMVVVFGGVGNLWGTLVGALSLGVLNKFLEPSVGAVLGKILVLVLIILFIQKRPRGLFALKGRAIEA
- the urtC gene encoding urea ABC transporter permease subunit UrtC; the protein is MITSFILRALEGRIVAAVAILLAVAVLVPASNLLLSPDSALHIPTYAMALMGKYLCYALLALALDLVWGYCGILSLGHGAFFALGGYAMGMYLMRQIGSRGVYGDPVLPDFMVFLNWKQLPWFWHGFDMFWFAMLMVLVVPGLLAFIFGWFAFRSRVNGVYLSIITQAMTYALMLAFFRNDMGFGGNNGLTDYKDILGFSVQADGTRAMLFALSAIMLSLCLVLASAITRSKFGKVLVGVRDAESRVRFLGFRVENIKLFTFVVSAMMSGIAGALFVPQVGIINPGEFAPANSIEVVVWTAVGGRGTLIGPIIGAVLVNGGKSFFTGAFPEFWLYALGALFIGVTLFMPKGIVGTVQGVFASRRAARAAAKAEAGQNDDRATPQIQAAE
- the urtD gene encoding urea ABC transporter ATP-binding protein UrtD encodes the protein MEVNDGKAKSLLYLDGVSVSFDGFKALNSLSFVVEPGELRAIIGPNGAGKTTMMDIITGKTRPDSGTVLFEDKIDLTKRDEADIAQLGIGRKFQKPTVFESHTVWDNLELALNRKRGVFATLFYRLTAEDRDRIEEILATVRLGHRRDELAANLSHGQKQWLEIGMLLAQEPKLLLVDEPVAGMTDAETAETAILLREIAKSRSVVVVEHDMGFIRDLGVKVTCLAEGSVLAEGSIDFVSNDPKVIENYLGR